A genomic stretch from Capricornis sumatraensis isolate serow.1 chromosome 4, serow.2, whole genome shotgun sequence includes:
- the SLC2A3 gene encoding solute carrier family 2, facilitated glucose transporter member 3 yields MGTTKVTTPLIFAISVATIGSFQFGYNTGVINAPEAIIKDFLNYTLEERSETPPSSVLLTSLWSLSVAIFSVGGMIGSFSVGLFVNRFGRRNSMLIVNLLAIAGGCLMGFCKIAESVEMLILGRLIIGLFCGLCTGFVPMYIGEISPTALRGAFGTLNQLGIVIGILVAQIFGLKVILGTEDLWPLLLGFTILPAIIQCAALPFCPESPRFLLINRKEEEKAKEILQRLWGTEDVAQDIQEMKDESMRMSQEKQVTVLELFRAPNYRQPIIISIMLQLSQQLSGINAVFYYSTGIFKDAGVQEPVYATIGAGVVNTIFTVVSVFLVERAGRRTLHLIGLGGMAFCSILMTISLLLKDNYSWMSFICIGAILVFVAFFEIGPGPIPWFIVAELFGQGPRPAAMAVAGCSNWTSNFLVGLLFPSATFYLGAYVFIVFTVFLVIFWVFTFFKVPETRGRTFEEITRAFEGQVQTGTRGEKGPIMEMNSIQPTKDTNA; encoded by the exons ATGGGGACCACGAAG GTCACCACACCTCTGATCTTCGCCATCTCGGTTGCTACCATAGGCTCTTTCCAGTTTGGCTACAACACTGGAGTCATCAATGCTCCTGAGGCG ATCATAAAAGACTTTCTCAATTACACTTTGGAAGAACGATCAGAAACCCCCCCGTCCAGCGTGCTCCTCACATCCCTGTGGTCCTTGTCTGTGGCCATCTTCTCCGTGGGTGGTATGATTGGTTCCTTCTCCGTCGGACTCTTTGTCAACCGATTTGGCAG GCGCAACTCAATGCTTATTGTCAACCTGTTGGCCATAGCTGGCGGCTGCCTTATGGGATTCTGCAAAATAGCAGAGTCAGTTGAAATGCTGATTTTGGGCCGACTGATTATCGGCCTCTTCTGCGGACTCTGCACAGGATTTGTGCCCATGTACATTGGAGAGATCTCCCCTACTGCCCTGCGGGGTGCCTTTGGTACTCTCAACCAGCTGGGCATCGTTATCGGAATTCTGGTGGCCCAG ATCTTTGGTCTAAAAGTCATCTTGGGGACTGAAGATCTGTGGCCTCTGCTGCTGGGCTTCACCATCTTACCAGCCATCATCCAGTGCGCTGCCCTTCCATTTTGCCCTGAAAGTCCTAGATTCTTGCTCATTAacagaaaggaggaggagaaggcaaaggaga TCCTTCAGAGACTCTGGGGCACCGAGGACGTGGCTCAGGATATCCAGGAGATGAAGGACGAGAGTATGCGGATGTCGCAGGAGAAGCAAGTCACAGTGCTAGAGCTCTTCCGTGCCCCCAACTACCGGCAGCCCATCATCATCTCCATCATGCTCCAGCTCTCCCAGCAGCTCTCTGGGATCAACGCG GTGTTCTACTACTCGACAGGAATCTTCAAAGATGCGGGTGTCCAGGAGCCGGTCTACGCCACTATCGGCGCAGGTGTGGTCAACACCATCTTCACCGTGGTGTCT GTGTTCTTGGTGGAAAGGGCTGGGAGGAGGACTCTACACCTGATTGGCCTTGGAGGGATGGCTTTTTGTTCCATCCTCATGACGATTTCTTTGTTACTAAAG GATAATTACAGCTGGATGAGCTTTATCTGTATTGGGGCCATCCTGGTCTTTGTGGCCTTCTTTGAAATTGGCCCAGGCCCCATTCCCTGGTTTATTGTGGCTGAACTCTTTGGCCAGGGACCCCGCCCAGCTGCCATGGCAGTGGCCGGTTGTTCCAACTGGACCTCCAACTTTTTGGTTGGACTGCTGTTCCCCTCGGCCACG TTCTACTTAGGTGCCTACGTTTTCATCGTCTTCACTGTCTTCCTCGTTATCTTCTGGGTCTTCACCTTCTTCAAAGTTCCTGAGACCCGTGGCAGGACTTTTGAGGAAATTACACGAGCCTTTGAAGGGCAGGTGCAGACAGGAACCCGCGGTGAGAAAGGCCCCATCATGGAGATGAACAGCATCCAGCCCACGAAGGACACCAATGCATAA